The Schistocerca gregaria isolate iqSchGreg1 chromosome 1, iqSchGreg1.2, whole genome shotgun sequence genome includes a window with the following:
- the LOC126281207 gene encoding craniofacial development protein 2-like, whose protein sequence is RRCEEKHCIGMWNVRSMYQGKLDIVKREMEKININILGISEMRWTGMEEFASDAHMVYCSGHDNNRSNGVAFIVSDKVRKAVMGCKYKNDRMMSIRLQGQPLNITVIQVDAPTTDAEKEIIDQFYRDLQELLLSTPKKDIVFILGDWNAKVGNQAVKGITGKYGLGTTNEAGQRLLEFCQENSLIITNTLFQLPKRCLYTWTSPDGQYRNQIDYILCNQRWKSAVHSATTRPGADCRSDHEFLIAKFLLKLQNVARSIPTCRYELNSIPSDYTVEVQNRFNVLGLEDKSSEEMWTENDGMLYDEMLLLLPEH, encoded by the coding sequence AGACGGTGCGAAGAGAAGCACTGCATAGGAATGTGGAATGTAAGATCCATGTATCAAGGAAAACTAGACATAGTGAAAAGAGAAATggagaaaattaacatcaacatATTGGGAATAAGTGAAATGAGGTGGACTGGCATGGAAGAATTTGCTTCGGATGCCCATATGGTGTATTGTTCTGGGCACGATAACAACAGAAGTAATGGAGTAGCCTTCATAGTTAGTGATAAAGTGAGAAAAGCTGTAATGGGATGCAAATATAAAAATGATAGAATGATGTCCATCAGACTTCAAGGTCAGCCCCTCAACATCACAGTAATTCAAGTTGATGCGCCAACAACCGATGCTGAAAAGGAAATTATTGACCAGTTCTATAGAGATTTACAAGAACTACTACTGTCAACACCGAAAAAGGATATCGTCTTCATACTTGGAGATTGGAATGCAAAAGTGGGAAATCAAGCTGTAAAAGGTATAACAGGGAAATATGGTCTTGGTACAACAAATGAAGCAGGACAGAGACTCCTAGAATTCTGCCAAGAAAATTCATTAATAATTACTAATACACTGTTTCAACTACCAAAACGATGCCTATATACCTGGACTTCGCCAGATGGCCAATACCGGAACCAAATTGATTACATACTTTGTAATCAGAGGTGGAAGAGCGCAGTTCACTCAGCTACAACAAGACCTGGTGCTGACTGCAGATCAGATCATGAGTTCCTGATTGCAAAATTTCTGCTGAAACTTCAGAATGTAGCAAGAAGTATCCCAACTTGCAGATACGAACTTAACTCTATACCCTCTGACTACACTGTAGAGGTGCAAAACAGATTTAATGTATTAGGGCTGGAGGACAAAAGCTCAGAAGAGATGTGGACAGAA